The following coding sequences lie in one Caretta caretta isolate rCarCar2 chromosome 28, rCarCar1.hap1, whole genome shotgun sequence genomic window:
- the LOC142070250 gene encoding uncharacterized protein LOC142070250, whose product MVSENEEEPQQEDAERVEAHGMLSGRSKGNDSGSCARPEKTKACESQQRPEENFGSQSDLITRERMNLEGTRYTCLECGKSFKGSSDLLTHQRIHTGEKPYGCPECGKHFNQSSALITHQRIHTGEKPYGCPECGKHFKRSSHLITHQKIHTGEKPYGCPECGKHFKRSSHLITHQKIHTGEKPYGCPECGKHFKRSSHLITHQRIHTGERPYTCSECGRSFNQRSTLIRHQKIHMGVICNKCLD is encoded by the coding sequence atggtgagtgaaaatgaggaggaaccccagcaggaagatgctgagcgagtagaagcccatgggatgttgtcaggaaggtccaaagggaatgattctgggagctgtgcacgcccagaaaaaacaaaagcctgtgagagtcagcagaggccagaggaaaacttcggtagccagtcagaccttattacacgtgagagaatgaacttggaaggaacacgctacacatgcctcgagtgtgggaaaagcttcaaagggagctcggaccttctcacacatcagagaatccacacgggtgagaaaccttatggatgccctgagtgtggcaaacacttcaatcaaagctcagcccttatcacacatcagcgaatccacacaggtgagaaaccttatggctgccctgagtgtgggaaacacttcaagcggagctcacaccttattacacatcagaaaatccacacgggtgagaaaccttatggctgccctgagtgtgggaaacacttcaagcggagctcacaccttattacacatcagaaaatccacacgggtgagaaaccttatggctgccctgagtgtgggaaacacttcaagcggagctcacaccttattacacatcagcgaatccacacaggagagaggccctacacgtgctctgagtgtgggagaagcttcaatcagcgctcaacccttattagacatcagaaaatccacatgggagtgatctgtaacaaatgccttgactag